The following proteins are co-located in the Limisphaerales bacterium genome:
- the acpS gene encoding holo-ACP synthase, producing MIFGTGIDIVEVERIREICKRWRKRFLNRVLREEEIKYCLSQGDPAQCIAARFAGKEAISKAFGTGIGAQLGWHDIEIVHQPKGRPTVKLHGRGKILLLEQGGKSVHVSLSHNGGQAAAMALFEG from the coding sequence ATGATTTTTGGGACCGGCATCGACATCGTGGAAGTGGAGCGCATCCGCGAAATTTGCAAGCGCTGGCGCAAACGGTTTTTGAATCGCGTGCTGCGCGAGGAGGAAATTAAATATTGCCTCTCGCAAGGCGACCCCGCCCAATGCATCGCCGCGCGCTTCGCCGGCAAGGAAGCGATCAGCAAAGCCTTCGGCACCGGCATCGGCGCACAACTCGGCTGGCACGACATCGAAATCGTCCATCAACCCAAAGGCCGCCCGACGGTGAAATTGCACGGTCGCGGAAAAATTCTATTACTCGAACAAGGCGGCAAAAGCGTCCACGTCAGCCTCAGCCACAACGGCGGCCAAGCAGCGGCTATGGCGTTGTTTGAGGGTTAA
- a CDS encoding pyridoxine 5'-phosphate synthase, whose amino-acid sequence MLKLGVNIDHVATLREARYRGQSGQKRGEPSPVDAAIAAEAAGAHGITAHLREDRRHILDADIAALRKAVSVRFNFEMANTAEMVRIALRTKPEIVCLVPEKREEITTEGGLDVAGQLPALKRTCKKMAKANIEVSLFINPDAKQVDASARSGAQFIELHTGQFAEHFGNARARQRELNRLIAAAEHAHSLGLRVNAGHGINYDNLSTLHAVPHLEELNIGHCIISHAVSVGLPRAVKEMLQLMKGYRG is encoded by the coding sequence ATGCTTAAGTTGGGAGTCAACATCGACCACGTCGCGACGCTGCGCGAGGCGCGTTATCGAGGGCAAAGTGGGCAAAAGCGCGGCGAGCCTTCGCCGGTGGACGCCGCCATCGCCGCCGAGGCCGCGGGCGCGCACGGCATCACCGCGCATTTGCGCGAGGATCGCCGCCACATTTTGGATGCCGACATCGCCGCGCTGCGCAAAGCGGTGAGCGTGCGGTTCAATTTCGAAATGGCCAACACCGCCGAGATGGTCCGCATCGCCCTGCGTACCAAACCGGAAATCGTCTGTCTCGTCCCCGAAAAACGCGAGGAGATCACCACCGAAGGCGGGCTCGATGTGGCCGGCCAATTACCCGCGCTGAAGCGCACTTGCAAAAAAATGGCGAAGGCCAACATTGAAGTCAGTTTATTTATCAATCCCGATGCCAAACAAGTGGACGCCTCCGCGCGTTCGGGCGCGCAGTTTATCGAGCTGCACACCGGCCAGTTTGCCGAGCACTTCGGCAATGCCCGCGCCCGCCAGCGGGAACTCAATCGCCTCATCGCCGCCGCCGAGCACGCGCACAGCCTCGGCCTGCGCGTGAATGCGGGGCACGGAATTAATTACGACAACCTCAGCACACTCCACGCCGTGCCCCATTTGGAAGAGTTGAACATCGGCCACTGCATCATCAGCCACGCCGTGAGCGTGGGCTTGCCGCGAGCGGTGAAGGAAATGTTGCAGCTGATGAAAGGCTATCGCGGATGA
- a CDS encoding ComEC/Rec2 family competence protein, which yields MKFPMLIIAALLMAGVLLGDWIEISPAIILAMALPATGVGLAAVWLGQRCDGAVSQRVGFSNDRLRMVSGIADVVRQVALIATIVLVGWANYIRQTAPISPNDLRHLIPEEGAIVTLRGKLVATPERRHAGVVERTSLRIRAESITRRGQSQPAHGTVMVTTTNQLGEDFYAGQFVEVDGVLIQPEHAKAPGLYDRRESLRRRGIYFELNTDKLTRWKLIPQSSSPRPPLADRFRAWARHNLSRGQPEQDEALELLWAMSLGWRTALTGEVAAPFMRSGTMHFFAISGLHIGLVAGIFVVLLRVLRVPRAWVGVVAIPLLWFYTAATGWQPSAVRATVMMTLILAAWSLKRPVNILNSLGMAAFLILLWDPQQLFRASFQLSFAVVFSLALVMPPIVERLQAGVRPDLFLPRELWPRWRRWILEPSYWLVGAIAVSFCAWLASLPLIAHYFHLVNPVALLANVPVVACGTLALASCMGSFICGGWLEPLTILFNHSAWFFMNCMMAISQWTSDLPGAWQYVRAPAPWMMAGWYAVLFGVGTGWFLKPAVRRWALGGGGVFVVLLLARWQFDQQEVRITMLPEGPMIHVEANAHTSGLLIDTGNAMAVEYTVQRHLQARGVDALQAVALTHGIGHHIGGFTHLLAAQPLERVSLSHAKSSSRFHKTVLAELAQHEGLKRTVSAGDSIGRWTVLHPAKGDDFARSTDDAMVLRGEFHGVRVLLLSDVGPDGCQAMLARDADLRADIVVVAIPSYGEPLNTGLLRLIDPKVIIVHDSKYPIAERASAELLKRLGESGVEVFSVRRQKGICLSIARGDWCLKNSNGVLWRSREY from the coding sequence GTGAAATTTCCAATGCTCATCATCGCCGCATTGTTGATGGCGGGGGTGTTGTTGGGCGATTGGATCGAAATATCGCCGGCAATCATTTTGGCGATGGCGTTGCCGGCAACGGGCGTGGGATTGGCTGCCGTGTGGCTCGGCCAACGCTGCGATGGGGCGGTGTCGCAACGAGTAGGATTTTCTAATGACCGCCTCAGGATGGTTTCCGGCATAGCCGATGTCGTGCGGCAAGTGGCGTTGATTGCCACGATTGTGTTGGTGGGTTGGGCCAATTACATACGGCAAACTGCGCCTATTTCACCGAATGATCTGCGGCATCTCATTCCGGAAGAGGGCGCGATTGTCACGCTGCGCGGCAAGTTGGTGGCCACGCCGGAACGCCGTCACGCGGGCGTGGTGGAGCGCACCTCACTGCGCATCCGCGCCGAGAGCATTACACGCCGCGGTCAAAGCCAACCCGCCCATGGCACGGTGATGGTGACGACCACGAATCAGCTGGGCGAAGATTTTTATGCCGGGCAATTCGTGGAGGTCGATGGCGTGCTCATCCAACCCGAGCACGCGAAAGCGCCGGGATTGTACGACCGCCGCGAAAGTCTGCGGCGGCGTGGCATTTATTTTGAACTGAATACGGACAAACTCACGCGCTGGAAACTCATCCCGCAAAGCTCATCGCCGCGCCCTCCATTGGCCGATCGCTTTCGTGCGTGGGCGCGGCACAATCTCAGTCGAGGACAACCGGAGCAAGACGAAGCGCTGGAGTTGCTGTGGGCGATGAGTCTCGGCTGGCGCACGGCACTCACGGGCGAAGTGGCTGCGCCGTTTATGCGATCGGGCACGATGCATTTTTTTGCAATCAGCGGATTGCACATCGGATTGGTGGCGGGAATTTTCGTGGTGCTGCTGCGGGTGCTGCGTGTGCCGCGTGCGTGGGTGGGGGTCGTGGCGATTCCGTTGCTGTGGTTTTACACCGCGGCCACCGGCTGGCAACCCTCCGCCGTGCGGGCGACGGTGATGATGACGCTCATCCTTGCGGCGTGGTCGCTTAAACGGCCCGTCAATATTTTGAACTCGCTCGGGATGGCGGCGTTTCTGATTTTGTTGTGGGATCCGCAACAACTGTTCCGTGCGAGCTTTCAATTGTCTTTCGCTGTGGTCTTCAGCCTTGCGTTGGTGATGCCGCCCATCGTGGAACGACTGCAAGCAGGCGTGCGGCCGGATCTATTTTTGCCGCGCGAACTTTGGCCGCGCTGGCGGCGGTGGATTTTGGAACCGTCGTATTGGTTGGTGGGGGCAATCGCGGTTTCCTTTTGCGCGTGGCTCGCGTCGTTGCCGCTCATTGCGCATTATTTTCATTTGGTTAACCCCGTGGCATTGCTGGCGAATGTGCCGGTGGTGGCGTGCGGCACTTTGGCGTTGGCGAGTTGTATGGGGAGTTTTATTTGCGGCGGTTGGCTGGAGCCGCTGACGATTTTGTTTAATCACTCGGCGTGGTTTTTTATGAACTGCATGATGGCCATCAGCCAATGGACTTCCGATCTCCCCGGTGCGTGGCAATATGTGCGCGCGCCTGCGCCGTGGATGATGGCCGGCTGGTACGCGGTGCTTTTCGGCGTGGGCACGGGCTGGTTTTTGAAACCCGCTGTGCGTCGCTGGGCCTTGGGTGGCGGCGGCGTGTTTGTGGTTTTGTTGTTGGCGCGTTGGCAATTTGATCAACAGGAAGTGCGGATCACGATGCTTCCGGAAGGGCCGATGATTCACGTGGAGGCTAACGCGCATACATCCGGTTTGCTGATCGATACCGGCAACGCGATGGCCGTGGAATATACCGTGCAGCGTCATTTGCAAGCGCGCGGTGTGGATGCCCTACAGGCTGTGGCGCTCACGCACGGCATCGGCCATCACATAGGCGGCTTTACTCATTTGCTGGCTGCGCAGCCGCTGGAGCGCGTGTCCTTGAGCCACGCCAAATCATCCTCCAGATTTCATAAAACCGTACTGGCGGAATTGGCGCAACACGAGGGATTGAAACGCACCGTATCCGCTGGCGACTCTATCGGCCGGTGGACAGTGTTGCATCCGGCGAAAGGTGATGATTTTGCCCGCAGCACCGATGATGCGATGGTTTTGCGCGGCGAGTTTCACGGAGTGCGCGTGCTCCTCCTTTCCGATGTGGGCCCGGATGGCTGCCAAGCCATGCTGGCCCGCGATGCTGATTTGCGCGCGGACATCGTGGTCGTGGCCATCCCCAGCTATGGCGAACCACTGAATACCGGTTTGCTGCGCCTCATCGATCCGAAAGTGATTATTGTTCACGACAGCAAATACCCCATCGCCGAACGTGCTTCAGCCGAGTTGCTCAAACGCCTAGGTGAAAGTGGTGTCGAAGTGTTTTCTGTGCGGCGACAAAAAGGGATTTGCCTTTCCATCGCTCGAGGTGATTGGTGTTTGAAAAACTCGAACGGTGTGTTGTGGCGTAGCCGTGAGTATTAG
- a CDS encoding PQQ-like beta-propeller repeat protein — translation MSNTEPPVSPRLASYLCPPLAIWLLWRHRLPWRGGKTVMLLIFMLVQFILGILLMTKAGWTRVDWDGRGLPGDLRWVLAAPGDADWNYSDRKPNSDDPAHWPGYRGARRDGVYNGPTIRTDWDTAPPKSAWTTPVGGGHASMTLARGRLFTLEQWAEGEVVTCYNLTDGRGLWRHTYAGKFNDTSAMGGVGPRSTPTWDDDRLYTLGAEGQLHCLAADTGKVIWHKNIYDAFGTRNLPFGTCASPWVAGEKLIITAGARAGSAKHTVFALDKMTGEVLWRSAAEKQAYMSPITTTLGGREQILLCAGRAIQGLSLEDGEILWTVKWTVSYDNNIAQPVVIDDTHVFISAGYGTGCGLIEIEKTGDTFSAKLVWENKHLKNKFTSSVLHEGHLYGLDDGGGDNAAYLVCLNAQTGEKQWRGDNYGHGQLLLAQGHLIIQCENGDLALVKATPESHQQIARLPALPGKTWNNPALANGRLYVRNDQQMICFDIRPGSEAGSVILNNRNAEALSVLATAFLLLNGLGCIGLGCFVRPTGE, via the coding sequence ATGAGCAACACCGAGCCGCCTGTCTCCCCGCGCCTTGCCAGCTACCTTTGCCCGCCGCTGGCCATTTGGCTGTTGTGGCGGCATCGCCTCCCGTGGCGCGGAGGCAAGACTGTGATGCTGCTCATCTTCATGCTCGTCCAATTCATTCTCGGAATTTTGCTAATGACCAAGGCCGGCTGGACGCGTGTGGACTGGGATGGACGCGGCTTGCCCGGCGATCTCCGTTGGGTGCTGGCCGCACCCGGCGATGCAGATTGGAATTATTCTGATCGTAAACCCAACTCCGATGACCCCGCCCATTGGCCGGGCTATCGTGGCGCGCGGCGCGATGGCGTTTACAACGGGCCCACCATCCGAACCGATTGGGACACCGCCCCGCCGAAGTCCGCGTGGACCACCCCGGTCGGGGGCGGCCACGCCTCGATGACCCTCGCCCGCGGCCGTCTCTTCACCCTCGAGCAATGGGCCGAAGGCGAAGTGGTCACCTGCTACAACCTCACCGACGGCCGTGGACTCTGGCGGCACACGTACGCTGGAAAATTTAACGACACATCCGCAATGGGTGGCGTAGGCCCGCGCTCCACACCCACGTGGGATGACGATCGCCTCTACACACTCGGTGCCGAAGGCCAACTCCATTGTCTCGCCGCCGACACCGGCAAAGTAATTTGGCACAAAAACATTTACGACGCCTTCGGCACGCGCAACCTCCCCTTCGGCACGTGCGCTTCGCCGTGGGTGGCTGGCGAAAAACTGATCATCACCGCCGGCGCCCGCGCGGGATCAGCCAAGCACACCGTGTTTGCGTTGGACAAAATGACCGGCGAAGTCTTGTGGCGTTCCGCCGCTGAAAAACAAGCGTACATGTCGCCCATCACCACCACGCTCGGCGGACGCGAACAAATCCTGCTCTGCGCCGGCCGCGCGATCCAAGGGCTCTCACTTGAGGACGGCGAAATTTTGTGGACCGTAAAATGGACCGTGAGCTACGACAACAACATCGCCCAACCCGTTGTGATCGATGACACACACGTTTTCATCAGCGCCGGCTACGGCACTGGCTGCGGCCTCATCGAAATTGAAAAAACCGGCGACACCTTTTCCGCCAAACTCGTATGGGAAAATAAACACCTGAAAAACAAATTCACCAGTTCCGTGCTACACGAAGGCCACCTTTATGGCCTCGACGATGGCGGCGGCGACAACGCCGCGTACCTCGTCTGTCTCAACGCCCAAACCGGAGAAAAACAATGGCGCGGTGACAACTACGGCCACGGCCAGCTTTTGCTCGCCCAAGGCCACCTCATCATCCAATGCGAAAACGGCGACCTCGCCCTCGTCAAGGCCACCCCCGAATCCCATCAACAAATCGCCCGCCTCCCCGCCCTCCCCGGCAAAACTTGGAACAACCCCGCCCTCGCCAACGGTCGGCTTTACGTCCGCAATGACCAACAAATGATCTGCTTCGACATCCGCCCCGGCTCCGAAGCCGGCTCTGTCATTCTAAACAACCGCAACGCCGAGGCGCTCTCCGTTTTGGCAACGGCGTTTCTGTTACTAAACGGACTAGGCTGCATTGGGCTTGGCTGTTTTGTGCGCCCGACAGGCGAATGA